GAGATGTCGCATGAGGCGGGGCAGATAGGTGGTGTGAGGTCTGAACAGAACCGGGAGGTGGTTGTCTAGTAGACTGAATAGCATGCGACGAGAAGAAACCTGAAGCCATCAAATTGTGATAGTTGGCCAATATCTCTTCTCGGCTGGGCATATCCTCCCTTGGAGTCTCTTCCACGGTCTTGAGCTCCGCAGGCCCATCTCTAGAACCattctccctctccctttGTCTGCCTCGTTGTTCAGACTGATCTCGCTTACGgctcctcgacctcttccttgcccctctctcttcttcattatcCCTCTTAAATCCCAGTCTGCCTCTCACCTCATCCCAAACTTGACCCAGAAGTCTTCCTCGCTTGACCTGCTTGTCGGAGAAGTCGTCGCTCATCGGTCGCGAATTATTGGATTTGATGCTTGTCAGAGCAGGTCGCTCCAGAGCAGCGCGCTCTTCAGGGCCCAGAAAGTGCACTGGGGGCGCAGCAGAAGTCCTATCATTCATTGAGCCTTCCTGAAATCGACTCGCACTGAGTGCACGTCGACTTTTCGGCCGACCCATTGGGAAGGTTTTGTATGCGTATGGCGTATAAGTTGTGATACAGTCTTAAGCACGATTACGTCGGTATGTTATCTCAACGATGGGGACAGGTAGAAAAAACGTTGAAGGTTTAGACTAAACTCAACACAACATGGCGAGTTTAAAAGATGAGTAAAAAGGTGGCTAAACAAACAAGACGCATCTGTAAGACGTAGAGTTGATCTGGTCTACTAAGTAAGGTAGCTTGGAGAGAAAGCGGAGGATTTGTTGACATTGGAGTACACGTGATTTCACCACAGCAACGAGCAAGAACCTAGGAGCGGGGATGCAACGTACCTGCAGCAGTTGCGAGAGCACTGACCTGGAATGGAAGGAGGTAGGGAGGTACAAGGGTACTTTAATCGTCGGGAAGCCAAAAGTGGAAATACAGCTCCAGGTGAATTACCGAAACGGAGATTTAATTTCCTTTGTTTTAGACGAACAAGGGGTCGAGTGACTCGATGACTCGAATCGTCGATTTCAGCTTTGGAAACGTGATCTGGGAACATATTTTGACTTGTGACTGGGCATATTTCCACCGTTGAGCCAGAACAACTATACTCACTCACATCTTATTCCTGCCAAGTTGCCTATCTATTCCATCAGTCCTGGCCCCGGTTGTCCAAATCGAATTCAGACTCCAGAAGAATAAGTCTGTGGAGCATGCACAAGTTATGTCGATCCGACTATACAAGCTAGACATGGATATCTGGTCGACAATTCACTTCTCGTCTTCCGCACCGACAGATCGGTAACTATGATTCACATGATACTGGACCAAATATGGCATGAATCAATGAATGATATGATTGTCTGTGATGGCACCTGTTGAATATCGAATCCTTTCCCAAAACCTCCCCTACTAAGGATTTGGCTTGTATGAATAAAATCTATGGTCGTGTGCTACCAGCCCCATCTGTGAAGTCTTCGTTTCGAGTTTACCCCGGTATCCCGGTCTTGTTGCTCGAGTCAAGTCACACTGTCCCCCAGACAAACGTCGCAGATTGTGAAGTGAGATAGAATAACGAGGAAGTGAAAGCCTTAGTAGCACCAGTGGTCAAAATAGGCAAGGTGGATCAATGTAAATAAGGATAAAGAAAAATAGCTGTCGCAGTGGGTGATCGTCTGTGATCATAAGAAACAAAACCAGTCGTATCCAAATGTGAATGGTTCTGCTCAAGGAAATCTTTGCTGGATGAAATAATCCGGGTCCAATAAGTCTGCCATACCGAAGACTTCAAAATCCACATAATTGCGCCCAAACTCCTCAACATTGCGGTTTCATGCGTCTTCCGTCATTCCAAAATCGCCCAATTGATAGAAATACACAACACTAGAACGCCATAATCGATACTTTTCCAGTGAGGTTTCAGATGTAGGTATCTACTCGTCATAATACCGGTTGAACTGGACGGAGCTGATTTGGCCATCGGCTCGAGAGTACCAGCCTTGGTCATGATCGGGGCTATAACCACGGTGAGATCGACCGTAGTGAGGATCCACTTGTCGCTGACCATTGTGAAGTGGGCGGGTGCTCTGGGCAAAGACGCTCTCGTGCTTGCGCTTACCACCAACATTGATAGGAGGTAGTTCAGGAGCGGGGCCAGTCTGTGGCTCAATAGGAGGTAGGGGCGAAACAGGAGAGACGAGCTGGTCTATCTTGAGAGCCGGGAGGGAAGTCTGGCTATGCATAGGTCGAGGGCGAGGTGCAGCAACAGGCGTGGGCGGGTATGACGGTCGCGAGTCTCGGCGATGGTGACCTTCGGTGGAGTAGACGGAAGGTGAAGGGGGAACGTAGGTGCTGGTAGATTGTCTGCGGTCATACAATTCGTGCTTCAAAGATGGAGCTGGTGAAGGGCACGAAGGAGGAATGTTACGGTTCACGTAGCCGTAAGGCGCATCCGTCTTGGAGTATGGAGACTGAGAAGTAGGAGCATAAGAAGCACTGGGCGGACCGGGCGTTATTTGCAGGCCAGGTTGGTGAGCATATTGTCGTGGTGTTGGGTActgagcagcagaagaatCTCCGAAGTCGAGATGGCGCGATGCAGATGGAGCAGGCTCATAAGAGGgaggtggcggcggcggtggcggaTAAGCATCAACCATCGACGGTCGGCGAGAAGCGTCGGTATAAGGAGTTCGCTGTTCGCTTGAGTTGCTGTGAGATCGGTTTCGGATACTATGAGGGTCTTCTGATGCTGGAGTGATAGTTCTTCTGCGACCAAAGTCCTCTTCCCGACGTTCGAACCCGTTTCCACcactgttgctgttgccaGCACCAGGCTTGctttccctcttcctcattcGAACATCTCGTCGAATTCGAACTGGGCAGCCCTGGTCAGCAACAGTCTTGCTGAGTTGAGTACTCTCCATCAACCCAGGAAACTTCTTAGCGCTATAGACACTGAAAGGGTCGGTCTTGATTTCCATTCTGTAGTCGACTCCGGGTGGAAGATCGCCATCGGCAGGTTCCAGATCAAAGTCTCTTTCCTCCTTGGTGGTCTCAAACAAACTGAAGGTCAGTATGTAAAGGCCCTCGTGGCGAACAGAAAGATCGGGAAAGATAAAATAACCAGCTTCGGTGGGACGGTCGAGATAGGCCATGCCAGAAGCAGGAACACCAGTCAGAATGGGTGGGTTACCAGCAGCTGGAGTATTAACTCGACCGCGCGCAAGTGGACGGGCATGCTCGAGACTGGCATAGAGAAAGAAATTGGCGTTATAGTCAAAAGTGATATCCTTGCCCTCTTCCACACTTGGTCCCTCGATAATCCGAAGCTCGACAACCGGAGGAGGATCAACAGGTCGGCGATCACTGTTGGCTATAAATGGTCAGCACGGCAAGCAAGTAGCAAGAATGAGAGACAAGACGCTAGTGTGCAGTCAAGACCCCCATTCCCACGTCAGTCAGCTTACCTTTTGAACCAGAACCGCAGGCTCGGGCACGCTCAGGTTGCTGCAGAACAGTCATCTGATACCAGAGGCTGCGGTTCCCTCTTGTAACTCTGTGAATCCTGTTGACAACATCGCGCTTTGGCTCGGCAGGAATCGAGGATGGTGTAGCCATATTGAATATTAATGAGGCGCGTGAGAACGCGCTGACGAAGAGAACGATTGAGAATTGAAGTAAAGTCAAGCCAAGCCTATCAATCAGACGTTGTCAGTTTGAGACCCAAATTGACGGTTGACAGTTAGTTGATCACACCGGCCGAGCGGTCATGCAAGCGAACAGAACCACTCGATTGGTATCCGACAAGTTAATTGTTCAAACGGTTCAAAGAGGGTTTTGCACGTTGGAGGTAATGAATGGTTGGTTGGCTTCTGGCAGGGAACTCACCCTCAATGTGAGACGCCCGTTAATTAGAAATATCGGGTCGGGCAGAGTAGAGTTCAGTATGGAAATTGCATGAGTGTATTGTAGTTTGTCAACTCATTCACGGACGGAGGGCAATGACCGTGATTGAAGACGGTAGAGGTAGTCgagttgaagagaaagagagcGAGACCTCAACGCGACATACGAGAATTAGTCTAGAGGAAGGAAGAggacaggaggaggagtaaggtgaggtaggtaggtacgcCGGACAAGTGTAGGTATGAACGAGTAGGGGGGagtgaacaagaagaaggggaagcGAGGAAGCGAGAGGCCGGGGGCAGAAGCCGTTGAAGAGGCAGACCCAGGACCGTAGACAAAGTGCCTTAGCGTATGGATAGCGTATGTCGCTAAGAGACACTAGCGAACAAGCCTGTACAGGGGACTTTAAACTGGGAGGATGCAAT
This genomic interval from Fusarium verticillioides 7600 chromosome 1, whole genome shotgun sequence contains the following:
- a CDS encoding hypothetical protein (At least one base has a quality score < 10); protein product: MATPSSIPAEPKRDVVNRIHRVTRGNRSLWYQMTVLQQPERARACGSGSKANSDRRPVDPPPVVELRIIEGPSVEEGKDITFDYNANFFLYASLEHARPLARGRVNTPAAGNPPILTGVPASGMAYLDRPTEAGYFIFPDLSVRHEGLYILTFSLFETTKEERDFDLEPADGDLPPGVDYRMEIKTDPFSVYSAKKFPGLMESTQLSKTVADQGCPVRIRRDVRMRKRESKPGAGNSNSGGNGFERREEDFGRRRTITPASEDPHSIRNRSHSNSSEQRTPYTDASRRPSMVDAYPPPPPPPPSYEPAPSASRHLDFGDSSAAQYPTPRQYAHQPGLQITPGPPSASYAPTSQSPYSKTDAPYGYVNRNIPPSCPSPAPSLKHELYDRRQSTSTYVPPSPSVYSTEGHHRRDSRPSYPPTPVAAPRPRPMHSQTSLPALKIDQLVSPVSPLPPIEPQTGPAPELPPINVGGKRKHESVFAQSTRPLHNGQRQVDPHYGRSHRGYSPDHDQGWYSRADGQISSVQFNRYYDE